The following coding sequences lie in one Effusibacillus lacus genomic window:
- a CDS encoding class I SAM-dependent methyltransferase, with the protein MNQLHHLIADKIRSAGGRITFAEYMAEALYHPMLGYYNRPEMTIGEQGDFFTSPMVHPVFGHCVGRQIYQLWLEMGSPSSFTLLEMGAGTGALARDLLQEWDRLQANEPAANSGPVALRYVIVEQSPVLRGRQRETASETGKGRIEWHATLQEVPGYGSLEGVILSNELFDALPYHRLVMDKGRLLERYVTLEEDGSFAEVTAPLSDERLPLLLDEQIREGLEEGDRLVLSPAAGKVIREMADALNKGYVLTIDYGNLSPDVHWQSARSGGIRCYYKQTLNHDPYTRVGEQDITADVDFSYLQREGGQVGLETVRFSTQSDFLENFGFLDKVTDLQRMAFRDLRADFELQKMLTLYLPQGLGDACKVLMQSKGA; encoded by the coding sequence ATGAACCAACTGCATCATTTGATTGCAGATAAAATCAGATCAGCCGGCGGACGGATTACGTTTGCCGAATACATGGCGGAAGCGCTTTACCACCCGATGCTGGGGTATTATAACAGGCCTGAGATGACAATTGGCGAACAGGGAGATTTCTTTACCTCGCCGATGGTGCATCCGGTCTTCGGACATTGTGTCGGAAGGCAGATTTATCAGCTTTGGCTTGAGATGGGCTCACCGTCCTCTTTCACTCTCCTGGAAATGGGAGCAGGAACAGGAGCTTTGGCCCGTGATCTGTTGCAGGAATGGGACCGCCTGCAGGCAAATGAACCCGCTGCAAACTCTGGCCCGGTTGCGTTAAGATATGTAATCGTCGAACAAAGTCCAGTGTTACGGGGGAGACAACGAGAGACCGCTTCTGAGACAGGGAAAGGGCGCATCGAATGGCATGCAACCCTGCAGGAAGTGCCCGGATATGGTTCATTGGAAGGAGTCATTCTCAGCAACGAGCTGTTTGATGCGCTCCCTTATCACCGCCTGGTCATGGACAAAGGACGCTTGCTGGAACGATATGTGACGCTTGAAGAAGACGGCTCATTTGCAGAAGTAACGGCACCGCTTTCGGATGAAAGACTTCCTTTGCTTTTGGATGAGCAAATCAGGGAAGGCCTCGAGGAGGGTGATCGCTTGGTGCTGAGCCCGGCTGCAGGGAAGGTCATTCGGGAAATGGCGGATGCGTTGAACAAGGGATACGTACTTACGATTGATTATGGCAATCTTTCACCTGACGTTCATTGGCAATCGGCCCGTTCGGGCGGAATTCGTTGCTACTACAAGCAAACGTTAAACCACGACCCGTATACCCGGGTAGGAGAACAAGACATCACGGCGGATGTGGATTTCAGCTATCTCCAGCGGGAGGGTGGTCAAGTCGGTCTGGAGACGGTAAGGTTCTCCACCCAGTCCGATTTTTTGGAGAACTTCGGTTTTCTTGACAAGGTGACCGATCTGCAACGGATGGCTTTCAGAGACCTGCGGGCCGACTTTGAACTGCAGAAGATGCTGACACTCTATCTGCCGCAAGGGCTTGGTGACGCGTGCAAGGTGTTGATGCAATCCAAAGGGGCTTAA
- a CDS encoding 5' nucleotidase, NT5C type, giving the protein MSKSLNKVLCIDMDSVIVDLMSEWYGRYNRDYGDDLTVERVLRWDAKSYVKPECGEKIYEYLNEPGFFASLEPLPHAIEVMQRLSKRYDLLIVTSPPSVHAYREKEEWVSRYLPFIGRHNLIFAHRKEVIDGDLLFDDAPHNLHGFMQTGKIAVAMDYPYNRNVPCKRVSGWLEFEEKVDMFLTRSGDHV; this is encoded by the coding sequence TTGAGCAAGTCATTGAATAAAGTATTGTGCATCGATATGGATTCCGTGATTGTAGACCTGATGAGTGAGTGGTACGGCCGCTACAACCGGGATTATGGGGATGATCTTACAGTGGAGCGGGTCCTTCGCTGGGATGCCAAATCTTATGTGAAGCCGGAATGCGGGGAAAAGATCTATGAGTACCTGAATGAGCCCGGTTTTTTTGCCAGCCTGGAGCCTTTGCCCCATGCAATCGAAGTGATGCAGAGATTGTCGAAGCGGTATGATCTGCTGATAGTCACTTCGCCTCCGTCCGTTCATGCCTACCGGGAGAAAGAAGAATGGGTATCCCGGTATCTGCCGTTTATTGGCCGGCACAACCTGATCTTTGCCCATCGCAAGGAAGTGATTGATGGGGATCTCCTGTTTGATGATGCTCCCCACAATCTGCACGGGTTCATGCAGACGGGAAAGATTGCGGTGGCCATGGATTATCCATACAACCGGAACGTCCCCTGCAAACGGGTTTCCGGTTGGCTCGAATTTGAGGAGAAAGTTGACATGTTCTTGACGAGGAGCGGAGACCATGTATGA
- a CDS encoding NAD(P)/FAD-dependent oxidoreductase yields the protein MYDVAIVGGGPGGLSALVWCHRLGLKTILLERNGELGGQLFRVNNPIIDYLGIPAANGRELQERFVAHVKGLDCPYECGIEVREFDLQGKVLRTNKGEYRAKALILALGSHDRKLGVPGEAEMIDRKEVYSASRDKHRFQGKNVAVVGGGDRAVEGALLLAEHGAKVMLIHRSGKFRARKEYVQPVLTHPGVQVLTHSLVKEIVGQEHVQGIVVETNGSLTTIPVEAVFVRIGVEPDSNGLRGQLKMDRDGYVTVDEFGETSVRNVFAVGDLRTRPLFSSVAGSVAQGMIAAKTISYRIETGEEI from the coding sequence ATGTATGATGTTGCGATTGTGGGAGGTGGACCGGGCGGGCTGTCCGCACTGGTCTGGTGCCACCGGCTCGGCTTGAAGACCATACTGCTTGAACGCAATGGAGAATTGGGGGGACAGCTGTTCCGGGTCAACAATCCGATTATTGATTATTTGGGCATTCCTGCGGCAAACGGACGGGAACTGCAAGAGCGGTTTGTGGCTCATGTCAAAGGTTTGGATTGTCCTTACGAATGCGGTATCGAGGTGCGGGAATTTGATTTGCAGGGGAAAGTGCTCCGTACCAACAAGGGGGAGTACCGTGCCAAAGCGTTGATTCTCGCATTGGGATCCCATGATCGAAAGCTGGGTGTTCCCGGGGAGGCGGAAATGATCGACAGAAAGGAAGTGTACTCCGCATCCCGGGACAAACATCGCTTCCAGGGGAAAAATGTGGCTGTGGTCGGCGGCGGAGACCGGGCTGTGGAAGGGGCCCTTCTGCTGGCTGAACACGGTGCGAAAGTTATGCTGATTCATCGAAGCGGGAAGTTTCGGGCCCGCAAGGAGTACGTGCAGCCTGTCCTTACCCACCCGGGGGTTCAGGTTCTCACCCATTCACTTGTTAAAGAAATTGTCGGGCAGGAGCACGTGCAAGGGATTGTCGTGGAAACCAACGGTTCCCTGACAACGATCCCGGTTGAGGCCGTATTTGTCCGGATTGGAGTTGAGCCTGACAGCAATGGCCTAAGAGGCCAGCTGAAGATGGATCGGGACGGGTATGTAACGGTGGATGAGTTTGGAGAAACCAGTGTCCGCAATGTGTTTGCCGTTGGGGATTTACGTACCCGGCCGCTTTTTTCAAGTGTTGCGGGATCGGTGGCCCAGGGGATGATTGCTGCCAAGACAATATCGTATCGGATCGAAACCGGGGAGGAGATTTGA
- a CDS encoding NUDIX hydrolase — MGTSGDGILRFPGAFGGQVALSFDPVHRQPAGYVLVMPFYQGRLILTKHRRRGWEVPGGTVEPKEMPIQAAIRETYEETGAEIDAIEWIGQYEIVGEKPIPMIKSVYIARVARLHPLPPDFETEDVKVCEQPPDPELIKDDKNYSPILRDSVYPYVLKRIRELNHPFAR, encoded by the coding sequence ATGGGGACCAGTGGTGACGGTATTCTTCGTTTTCCCGGAGCGTTTGGCGGACAGGTGGCCCTCTCGTTTGACCCTGTTCACAGACAACCGGCCGGCTATGTCCTTGTGATGCCGTTCTACCAGGGCAGGTTGATCCTGACGAAACATCGCAGAAGGGGATGGGAAGTTCCCGGGGGCACTGTCGAACCGAAGGAGATGCCCATTCAAGCGGCCATCCGGGAAACCTATGAGGAAACGGGAGCAGAGATAGATGCGATCGAATGGATCGGACAATACGAAATTGTCGGAGAAAAACCCATCCCCATGATCAAGTCGGTCTACATCGCACGGGTTGCCCGCTTGCATCCGCTTCCCCCCGATTTCGAAACGGAAGATGTCAAAGTCTGTGAACAGCCTCCCGATCCGGAGTTGATTAAGGACGACAAGAACTATTCCCCTATTCTGAGGGACAGTGTGTATCCTTATGTGTTGAAACGGATCAGGGAGTTGAACCATCCCTTTGCCAGGTGA
- a CDS encoding YqiA/YcfP family alpha/beta fold hydrolase: MKGEVDVSKYRSLFSPSRGRPVLSLFAALFLIFGTGLYGSSLANASPNFYLPGHSPPHASVPDVSLPSVSPPITSPPKTNEPAPFHPESSPHIPLLDGTSVPPDEYLIPGKNQTHKIHDVRTTDQQLMKLADLVYKNPKDITDQDLIAVLGKTNGKPNGKLIEREDLANGFEAIAVLNKTTGEVIISFRGSDTEDFFADWWGQNLGIWGQYKGNQVDSAREFVKRVKGLKVAENAAIVLTGHSLGGFHAQNMAREFGFPAVTFNAPGLKPHPASRTSLIGKVMNVFNPNLNGVEDLGNAWGAHDEQVVNYVNEADVIGNLGVHYGKVVITNRNGRPPGERNDYWHPFKDFESQITRKVLVTTFTEGFLEAHALESFRGQFRDDGNIAR; encoded by the coding sequence ATGAAAGGAGAGGTAGATGTGAGCAAGTACCGGTCCCTGTTTTCTCCATCACGGGGAAGACCTGTCCTTTCGTTGTTCGCTGCCTTGTTTCTGATTTTTGGCACAGGATTGTACGGAAGTTCCCTGGCAAACGCATCTCCCAATTTTTACTTGCCGGGACATTCTCCCCCACACGCTTCGGTTCCGGACGTATCCCTTCCCAGTGTCTCACCTCCAATAACCTCCCCTCCCAAGACAAATGAACCAGCCCCTTTCCACCCGGAATCATCTCCGCATATACCCCTGCTGGACGGCACCTCCGTTCCACCTGATGAATACTTAATTCCAGGAAAGAACCAGACCCACAAAATTCACGATGTTCGCACCACGGATCAACAGTTGATGAAACTGGCGGATCTGGTTTATAAAAACCCCAAAGACATTACGGATCAGGATTTGATTGCTGTTTTGGGAAAGACAAACGGGAAACCAAATGGTAAATTGATTGAGAGGGAAGATTTGGCAAATGGTTTTGAAGCAATAGCGGTGCTTAACAAAACCACGGGAGAAGTCATCATTTCGTTTCGCGGATCGGATACAGAAGATTTCTTTGCAGACTGGTGGGGCCAAAACCTGGGTATATGGGGACAGTACAAGGGGAACCAGGTGGATTCCGCAAGAGAGTTTGTAAAAAGGGTCAAGGGTTTAAAGGTCGCTGAAAATGCGGCTATCGTCTTGACCGGTCACTCGCTGGGCGGTTTCCATGCCCAAAATATGGCCCGGGAATTCGGATTTCCCGCAGTCACTTTCAATGCCCCCGGTTTAAAGCCCCATCCCGCCAGCCGAACCAGTCTGATCGGTAAAGTAATGAACGTATTCAACCCCAACCTGAACGGAGTGGAGGACCTTGGAAATGCTTGGGGTGCTCACGACGAGCAGGTTGTCAACTATGTAAACGAAGCGGATGTAATCGGCAATTTGGGTGTTCATTATGGGAAGGTCGTGATAACCAACCGGAACGGAAGGCCCCCCGGGGAAAGAAACGATTATTGGCACCCCTTTAAAGATTTTGAGAGTCAAATCACACGAAAAGTTCTTGTCACAACCTTTACGGAAGGCTTTCTGGAAGCGCATGCTCTCGAATCATTCAGAGGCCAGTTCAGGGACGATGGAAACATTGCCAGATAG
- a CDS encoding prepilin peptidase, protein MDWLIWVIMAAILLIAVVTDLKSRIIPNKLLIAGCIVLLPVHLVLHPDEIWAYFMAASVWLLGMWTLAILANGRIGGGDVKLFALLGFAVGMDLTLWTFIFAHLVAGMAVLVLWIRRRFKTGDSLAFAPYTMAGFALTGLLIFNS, encoded by the coding sequence ATGGATTGGCTGATCTGGGTAATCATGGCTGCCATCTTGCTGATTGCAGTTGTCACCGATCTGAAGAGCCGTATCATCCCCAATAAGTTGCTTATAGCCGGCTGCATCGTTCTGCTGCCGGTTCATCTGGTTCTGCATCCGGATGAAATCTGGGCATACTTTATGGCTGCCTCTGTCTGGCTGCTTGGCATGTGGACGCTTGCAATCCTTGCGAACGGTCGAATTGGGGGCGGAGACGTCAAACTTTTCGCGCTACTGGGGTTTGCTGTTGGAATGGATCTGACGCTGTGGACATTTATTTTTGCGCATCTGGTTGCCGGGATGGCCGTTCTGGTTCTCTGGATTCGGCGAAGGTTCAAGACAGGGGACTCTCTTGCCTTTGCTCCTTATACTATGGCAGGCTTTGCATTGACCGGACTGTTGATTTTCAATTCCTGA
- a CDS encoding helix-turn-helix transcriptional regulator, whose product METSECSTVSVLQVANELGYSPRHLQRLCKQETGYSVGGLIRIRKMHTARQLLENRSMSVKEVARMVGYKNQSHFASAFKDTYGCNPSRLNHSYQLTDSVCPG is encoded by the coding sequence TTGGAAACATCCGAATGTTCTACTGTAAGTGTATTGCAAGTTGCCAACGAATTGGGATACAGCCCCCGTCACTTGCAGCGTCTTTGCAAGCAGGAAACCGGATATTCCGTCGGAGGTCTGATTCGGATTCGAAAGATGCACACTGCAAGACAACTTCTGGAGAACCGTTCCATGTCCGTCAAAGAAGTGGCAAGAATGGTAGGTTATAAGAATCAAAGCCATTTTGCTTCGGCATTTAAAGATACATATGGATGCAATCCGTCCAGATTGAATCACTCATATCAGTTGACAGATTCCGTCTGCCCCGGTTGA
- a CDS encoding transglutaminase, with the protein MWKSRVVGIGLILSMLMAACSRPAVQEVDKWQKLVEETNRTIQMEPLQVTEYSIKVGARLTKPEHKKFAANSSFVISGSVQEYTTMKSDSVWVLIRKMNQNASSVNDDFSYYAPIRDGVFEQNVQLPDGAGEYRVVVRLPSTDSKDRYYDLTEFHVFNVNDEIKRDIAFTMPGRNSGLNISRPETGYSKTEGVFDLQGSILNYPATNRFVMIRLEKDEKKWEHLIPIKEGKFEARLPLHYGLGVHKLTVMAPDPTRKDYFLEAAYLFLDNQSAKTSEPIQYFKTYQERGVRLDTPLTGGEEAQLKYRISGAIDPNVPDADKTTHVIVQTKKDKDVATYLIPVQNYIFDGEIWLRFGRGTYEVTVNVPETNNPLRGYHQFYSVA; encoded by the coding sequence ATGTGGAAATCCAGAGTTGTCGGCATTGGGCTGATTCTGTCTATGTTAATGGCTGCCTGCAGCCGACCCGCAGTGCAAGAAGTTGACAAATGGCAGAAGCTGGTGGAGGAAACAAACAGAACCATTCAGATGGAGCCGCTTCAAGTAACCGAATACAGCATAAAGGTCGGAGCCAGACTTACCAAACCTGAGCATAAGAAGTTTGCAGCCAATTCCAGTTTTGTCATTTCGGGTTCCGTGCAGGAATACACGACTATGAAATCGGATTCCGTTTGGGTCCTGATTCGTAAAATGAACCAGAATGCTTCCTCTGTCAACGATGACTTCTCCTACTATGCTCCCATCAGGGACGGTGTTTTTGAACAAAATGTGCAACTGCCCGACGGGGCAGGAGAATACCGGGTGGTTGTGCGGCTTCCAAGCACCGATTCCAAGGATCGGTATTATGACCTCACCGAATTTCATGTATTTAACGTTAACGATGAAATCAAGCGAGATATTGCCTTTACGATGCCTGGCAGGAATTCAGGATTGAACATTTCCCGTCCGGAAACAGGGTATTCCAAGACGGAGGGCGTATTTGACCTGCAGGGTTCGATCCTAAACTACCCGGCGACCAACCGGTTTGTGATGATACGCTTGGAAAAGGACGAAAAAAAATGGGAACACTTGATTCCCATCAAAGAAGGCAAATTTGAAGCCAGACTTCCCCTCCATTATGGCTTGGGAGTCCATAAACTGACGGTCATGGCCCCTGACCCGACCCGGAAAGATTATTTCCTGGAAGCGGCGTATCTTTTTCTTGACAATCAGTCTGCCAAGACTTCGGAACCTATTCAATATTTCAAAACCTACCAGGAGCGGGGCGTTCGTCTTGATACTCCATTGACAGGGGGAGAGGAGGCCCAACTGAAATACCGGATCTCAGGTGCTATCGATCCCAATGTTCCGGATGCCGACAAGACGACGCATGTCATTGTTCAAACAAAAAAAGACAAGGATGTAGCCACCTACCTGATCCCGGTTCAGAATTACATATTTGACGGGGAGATCTGGCTCCGGTTTGGCAGGGGTACTTATGAAGTTACGGTGAATGTACCGGAAACAAACAATCCTCTCCGGGGGTACCACCAATTCTACAGTGTGGC
- a CDS encoding transglutaminase domain-containing protein, which translates to KFTVVSTASEDKRNLLPSRGIQSDAPEIIELANKLTEGIKTDREKAEAIYAYVAQNVRYDVEKFRNDDFRYDDSAIKTLQTKEGVCQDYSFLTIALLRALNMESRFVEGFARGNRHAWVEVKVNGDWLVMDPTWGAGYIDQNNQFVAKYSTDYFDPSPDLLKKTHSRTGVMY; encoded by the coding sequence AAAGTTTACAGTTGTCAGCACTGCATCCGAGGATAAACGAAATCTGCTGCCTTCCCGCGGGATACAATCCGATGCGCCGGAGATCATCGAGTTGGCAAACAAACTGACGGAGGGCATCAAGACAGACAGGGAGAAGGCGGAAGCCATATACGCCTATGTAGCACAAAATGTACGCTACGATGTTGAAAAGTTTCGGAATGACGACTTCCGGTATGACGACAGTGCAATCAAAACTCTGCAAACCAAAGAAGGTGTATGCCAGGATTATTCATTCCTGACGATTGCATTGCTCCGTGCGCTGAATATGGAATCCCGATTTGTGGAAGGGTTTGCCCGAGGCAATAGACACGCATGGGTCGAAGTGAAAGTGAATGGCGATTGGCTGGTGATGGACCCCACCTGGGGAGCGGGCTATATTGACCAGAACAATCAATTTGTTGCAAAGTACAGCACCGATTATTTTGATCCTTCTCCGGACCTGTTAAAGAAAACCCACTCCCGTACGGGCGTGATGTATTAA
- a CDS encoding 2-oxoacid:ferredoxin oxidoreductase subunit beta, which translates to MATVKEFRNEVRPNWCPGCGDFSVQAAIQRALANTGREPENVAVISGIGCSGRISGYIHSYGVHAIHGRALPVAQGVKLANRNLTVIAAGGDGDGFGIGLNHFMHAVRRNMDITYIVMDNQIYGLTKGQTSPTSAHGFKNKTTPEGNIEHALTPAQVALGAGISFLAQGFSTDINQLTRLIEEAINYKGFSLVNVFSPCVTFNKINTYDWYKEHIVNLDNDESYDSGNRAAAMAKVVETNGLCTGLIFKEDRVAYEDLIPGYKQEPIVNQDITLSRELFNQCLKEFA; encoded by the coding sequence ATGGCAACAGTAAAAGAATTCCGTAATGAAGTCCGTCCGAACTGGTGCCCCGGATGCGGTGACTTTTCCGTTCAGGCCGCTATCCAGCGCGCACTTGCCAATACAGGCCGCGAGCCTGAAAATGTTGCCGTAATTTCCGGTATCGGCTGCTCCGGCCGGATCTCCGGGTACATCCATTCCTATGGCGTGCACGCCATCCACGGTCGTGCATTGCCGGTTGCCCAGGGTGTGAAACTGGCCAACCGCAATCTGACTGTTATTGCGGCAGGCGGTGACGGCGACGGATTCGGTATCGGCCTGAACCACTTCATGCATGCAGTCCGACGCAACATGGACATCACTTATATCGTGATGGACAATCAGATTTACGGTTTGACCAAAGGGCAAACGTCCCCGACATCCGCCCACGGTTTCAAGAATAAGACGACTCCGGAAGGAAACATTGAGCATGCTCTGACTCCTGCCCAAGTAGCGCTTGGTGCTGGCATCTCCTTCCTGGCACAAGGGTTTTCGACGGATATTAACCAATTGACCCGTCTGATTGAAGAAGCAATCAACTACAAAGGATTCTCCTTGGTCAACGTGTTTTCTCCCTGTGTCACATTCAACAAGATCAATACCTACGACTGGTACAAAGAGCACATTGTGAATCTCGACAACGATGAATCTTATGATTCCGGCAACCGTGCCGCCGCCATGGCCAAGGTTGTGGAGACCAACGGTCTGTGCACCGGCCTGATTTTCAAGGAGGACCGGGTTGCTTACGAAGATCTGATTCCCGGTTACAAACAGGAACCCATTGTGAATCAGGACATTACGCTCAGCCGGGAACTGTTTAACCAGTGCCTGAAAGAATTTGCTTAA
- a CDS encoding 2-oxoacid:acceptor oxidoreductase subunit alpha: MLEQLSWKVGGQQGEGIDSTGEIFATALNRHGYFVYGYRHFSSRIKGGHTNYKIRVSTKVRPANADKLDILIAFDQETIDFNAHELRSGGVIIADEKFKPVAPEGMDIRFFVVPLTKFAEEAGSAIMKNMVALGASACVLGLPATTFESLITDMFLRKGQKVVDSNMTAISKGIEFMKENGGEIEEFRLQPGDGKQRLFLMGNDAIGLGALAAGARIMPAYPITPASDVMEYLIKKFPKVGGHVIQTEDEIAAITMTIGANYAGVRALTATSGPGLSLMMEAIGLAGMTETPCVIVDTQRGGPSTGMPTKHEQSDMYAVLFGTHGEIPKIVLAPATAEECFYMTIDAFNYAEKYQLPVLLITDLALSLAKQTVEPLEYDRIVIDRGNLATPEQLAAVEDGKLFKRYEFTKDNISPRVFPGQKGGVHHVTGVEHTEVGRPTEDATIRTKMMNKRLNKVQGELPNSVSYTGDENPDLLVIGVGSTIGVIDEALERLAAEGKSVGHAQVRVLSPFPTETLQKYVDKAKKVLVVENNATGQLKHLMQFFGVKGELQSQLKYDGNPYLPHEIYSHCKELF; encoded by the coding sequence ATGCTAGAACAACTGTCATGGAAGGTTGGAGGGCAGCAAGGGGAAGGTATTGATTCCACCGGCGAAATCTTCGCCACCGCCCTCAACCGGCACGGGTACTTTGTTTACGGGTATCGTCATTTTTCTTCACGGATCAAAGGCGGTCATACCAACTACAAGATCCGTGTAAGCACCAAGGTACGTCCGGCAAATGCCGACAAATTGGATATCCTGATTGCTTTTGACCAGGAAACGATTGATTTCAATGCCCATGAACTCCGTTCCGGCGGAGTGATCATTGCCGATGAGAAGTTCAAACCGGTTGCCCCTGAAGGGATGGACATCCGGTTCTTTGTTGTTCCGTTGACCAAGTTTGCGGAAGAAGCTGGCTCCGCAATCATGAAAAACATGGTGGCGCTTGGCGCGTCTGCCTGTGTTCTCGGACTTCCCGCAACGACATTTGAAAGCTTGATCACCGACATGTTCCTTCGCAAAGGACAAAAAGTCGTGGATTCCAATATGACTGCCATCAGCAAAGGAATTGAATTCATGAAAGAAAACGGCGGAGAGATTGAAGAATTCCGCCTTCAGCCCGGTGACGGCAAACAGCGTTTGTTCCTGATGGGGAACGACGCAATCGGCTTGGGAGCTCTGGCAGCCGGTGCTCGTATAATGCCCGCATACCCGATCACTCCCGCTTCTGACGTGATGGAATATTTGATCAAGAAATTCCCGAAGGTGGGCGGTCACGTCATTCAAACCGAAGACGAAATCGCGGCTATAACAATGACCATCGGTGCGAACTATGCCGGCGTTCGTGCCCTGACTGCGACGTCCGGCCCCGGACTTTCCTTGATGATGGAAGCTATCGGCCTCGCAGGGATGACCGAAACTCCTTGCGTAATTGTTGATACACAGCGTGGCGGTCCTTCCACCGGGATGCCGACCAAACACGAACAGTCTGACATGTATGCCGTATTGTTCGGAACACACGGCGAGATTCCCAAGATTGTGCTTGCACCCGCGACCGCCGAAGAATGTTTCTACATGACGATTGATGCATTCAACTATGCGGAAAAATACCAACTGCCGGTTCTCCTGATTACCGACCTTGCGCTGTCGCTCGCCAAGCAAACGGTAGAACCGCTGGAATATGACCGGATCGTAATTGACCGCGGTAACCTTGCCACACCGGAACAATTGGCTGCCGTCGAAGACGGGAAGCTGTTCAAACGCTATGAATTCACGAAAGACAACATCTCGCCACGGGTATTCCCGGGCCAAAAAGGCGGCGTCCACCATGTGACCGGTGTGGAACACACGGAAGTGGGCCGTCCGACGGAAGATGCAACGATCCGTACCAAGATGATGAACAAGCGTCTGAACAAAGTTCAAGGTGAACTGCCCAACTCGGTTTCTTACACGGGTGACGAGAATCCCGATTTGCTTGTAATTGGAGTCGGTTCGACCATCGGTGTGATTGATGAAGCCCTGGAGAGACTTGCGGCTGAGGGAAAGAGTGTAGGCCATGCACAAGTTCGCGTGCTGTCTCCCTTCCCGACGGAGACACTTCAAAAATATGTCGATAAAGCCAAGAAGGTACTGGTGGTTGAGAACAACGCGACAGGCCAGCTGAAACATCTGATGCAGTTCTTCGGCGTCAAAGGCGAGTTACAGTCTCAACTGAAATACGATGGCAACCCGTATCTTCCGCATGAAATCTACTCCCATTGTAAGGAGCTGTTCTAA
- a CDS encoding GntR family transcriptional regulator, which translates to MPFPIVRKSGIPLYVQVKESVLAEIKSGQWKAGDKLPTERELSEKLKVSRNTVSQAYQELEAEGILTSVQGRGTFVCDRDDAVLIENRKDLLNKIIDMALEEGLQLGFTIDEFVEMTEQRAEEKKEFLNNVQVVFIECNREQVDFFAKKLQFGSGVTITPVVLDEFQRNKEEYLPKVQSSDLVVTTFFHYDEVKELVQNRNQVLAIALDPQLETIVKIARIPQGKRVGLVCRSDNFASKVLLALKNAGLDMQIAVSISMDQKDLASFVAAHDVLIVSPGRRREVEALSNRRQELIEFVYKPDVASINLLRAALIDIRRQ; encoded by the coding sequence GTGCCGTTTCCGATTGTCCGAAAAAGCGGGATTCCACTGTATGTACAAGTAAAAGAATCCGTTTTGGCGGAAATTAAGAGCGGGCAATGGAAAGCCGGCGATAAGCTCCCCACCGAACGGGAACTTTCCGAAAAGCTCAAAGTCAGCCGCAACACAGTCAGCCAGGCTTATCAGGAACTGGAAGCAGAAGGGATCCTGACATCCGTTCAGGGACGCGGCACATTTGTTTGTGATCGTGACGATGCGGTGCTGATTGAAAACCGCAAGGATCTTCTGAACAAGATCATTGATATGGCTTTGGAGGAAGGTCTGCAGCTGGGCTTCACCATCGACGAATTTGTCGAAATGACCGAACAGCGGGCGGAAGAAAAGAAAGAATTCCTTAACAACGTGCAGGTTGTGTTCATTGAATGCAACCGGGAGCAGGTTGATTTCTTTGCCAAGAAGCTGCAGTTCGGTTCCGGTGTTACAATAACTCCTGTTGTTCTGGACGAATTTCAACGCAATAAGGAAGAATATCTTCCCAAGGTTCAGTCGTCCGATCTCGTAGTAACCACCTTTTTCCATTATGATGAGGTCAAAGAGCTTGTTCAAAACCGGAATCAGGTATTGGCTATTGCTCTTGATCCGCAATTGGAGACGATCGTGAAGATCGCCCGCATTCCTCAGGGAAAGCGGGTAGGTTTGGTATGCCGTTCGGACAATTTCGCCAGCAAGGTTTTGCTGGCACTGAAGAATGCAGGACTTGACATGCAAATTGCGGTGTCGATCAGCATGGATCAGAAGGACCTCGCTTCCTTCGTGGCTGCACATGACGTGCTGATTGTATCGCCCGGCCGTCGGCGTGAAGTGGAAGCTTTGAGCAACCGTCGACAGGAACTGATAGAATTTGTTTACAAACCGGATGTCGCTTCCATCAACTTGTTGCGCGCTGCGTTGATCGATATACGTCGTCAATGA